A genomic window from Rhodococcus sp. KBS0724 includes:
- a CDS encoding ubiquinol-cytochrome c reductase iron-sulfur subunit: MSDAGQQGGDTPKKYTDEELEAMTRDELVTLGTNLDGVDVVYRRDRWAVEGTKAEKRAERNVAFWFGLAGVSAIAFIAIYLFWPWQYAGAGDENYGKYSLYTPLIGLTMGLAILGVGIGAVQFTKKFIPEEVSIQDRHDGGSAEVDRRTIVAELSDTLETSTFPRRKAIKRSLMFGGGALGVMMIMPLGGLIKNPWAKGDDSPLWVSGWTPNYPGETIYLRRDTGRPEDIVLVRPEDLDAGSMETVFPFRESDRGDEHALLAALRGIRNSVMLIRLRTEDTQRVTKRKGQESFNYGDYFAYSKICTHLGCPTSLYEQQSNRILCPCHQSQFDALQYGKPIFGPAARALPQLPITVNEEGFLVADGDFIEALGPAFWERRP, translated from the coding sequence ATGAGCGACGCTGGCCAGCAGGGCGGCGATACGCCAAAGAAGTACACGGATGAAGAACTCGAGGCGATGACTCGCGACGAGTTGGTCACCCTTGGCACCAATCTCGACGGCGTCGACGTTGTCTACCGTCGTGACCGTTGGGCCGTCGAAGGCACCAAGGCCGAGAAGCGTGCCGAGCGGAATGTTGCATTCTGGTTCGGCCTCGCCGGTGTCTCCGCGATCGCATTCATCGCGATCTACTTGTTCTGGCCCTGGCAGTACGCCGGCGCCGGCGACGAGAACTACGGCAAGTACAGCCTGTACACACCGTTGATCGGTCTGACCATGGGTCTCGCGATCCTCGGTGTCGGAATCGGCGCGGTGCAGTTCACCAAGAAGTTCATCCCCGAAGAGGTGTCCATTCAGGACCGCCACGACGGTGGATCTGCTGAGGTGGATCGCCGCACGATCGTCGCCGAACTCAGTGACACGTTGGAGACGTCCACCTTCCCCCGCCGCAAGGCCATCAAGCGCAGCTTGATGTTCGGTGGTGGCGCACTCGGCGTCATGATGATCATGCCTCTCGGCGGCCTCATCAAGAACCCGTGGGCCAAGGGCGACGATTCCCCGCTCTGGGTGTCCGGCTGGACCCCGAACTACCCCGGCGAGACCATCTACCTCCGTCGTGACACCGGACGCCCCGAGGACATCGTTCTCGTGCGCCCGGAGGACCTCGACGCCGGTTCCATGGAAACGGTCTTCCCCTTCCGTGAATCCGATCGTGGCGACGAGCACGCATTGCTCGCAGCTCTGCGCGGTATCCGTAACTCGGTCATGCTCATCCGTCTCCGCACGGAAGACACCCAGCGGGTCACGAAGCGCAAGGGCCAGGAGAGCTTCAACTACGGCGATTACTTCGCGTACTCGAAGATCTGCACGCACCTGGGTTGCCCCACCTCGCTCTACGAACAGCAGAGCAACCGTATTCTCTGCCCCTGCCACCAGTCGCAGTTCGATGCACTGCAGTACGGCAAGCCGATTTTCGGTCCCGCTGCTCGCGCACTTCCGCAGTTGCCTATTACAGTGAACGAAGAGGGCTTCCTGGTCGCCGATGGTGACTTCATCGAAGCACTCGGCCCGGCATTTTGGGAGCGTCGACCGTGA
- a CDS encoding cytochrome c, translating to MSSSPPPTSDTTATAAKTRRQRKIRRRVTGALVLMMGLISAGFLASALTPAPQVATASDDSAALIREGKQLYDTSCITCHGANLQGVADRGPSLIGVGEAAVYFQVSTGRMPAARNEAQAQRKDPKFDAAQTDALGAFIQANGGGPTLIRDENGEIAQSSLRGGDIGRGSELFRLNCASCHNFTGRGGALSSGKYAPVLDPANEQQIYAAMVTGPQNMPKFSDRQLTLEEKKDIIAYVKSSGEAKNPGGYGLGGIGPASEGLFMWAAGIVAVVGAALWIGARS from the coding sequence ATGAGTTCATCCCCCCCTCCCACATCCGATACAACAGCGACCGCCGCGAAGACGCGTCGCCAGCGGAAGATCCGCCGGCGTGTCACCGGAGCGCTCGTACTGATGATGGGATTGATCAGCGCAGGTTTCCTCGCCTCGGCACTGACACCCGCTCCGCAGGTCGCTACTGCTAGCGACGATTCAGCCGCGCTTATCCGCGAAGGCAAGCAGTTGTACGACACGTCGTGCATCACGTGCCACGGCGCCAACCTTCAGGGCGTCGCGGACCGCGGTCCCAGCCTTATCGGTGTCGGCGAGGCAGCGGTGTACTTCCAGGTTTCGACCGGTCGTATGCCTGCAGCACGCAACGAGGCCCAGGCTCAACGCAAGGACCCCAAGTTCGACGCTGCACAGACCGATGCCCTGGGTGCATTCATCCAGGCCAACGGCGGCGGCCCGACGCTCATTCGTGACGAGAACGGCGAAATCGCTCAGTCCTCGCTTCGCGGTGGCGACATCGGCCGAGGCAGCGAACTGTTCCGCCTCAACTGCGCGTCCTGCCACAACTTCACCGGTCGCGGTGGCGCACTGTCCTCGGGCAAGTACGCACCGGTCCTGGATCCGGCGAACGAGCAGCAGATCTACGCCGCTATGGTCACCGGCCCCCAGAACATGCCGAAGTTCTCCGATCGTCAGCTGACGCTCGAGGAAAAGAAAGACATCATCGCCTACGTGAAGTCGTCCGGAGAGGCCAAGAACCCCGGTGGTTACGGTCTCGGCGGCATCGGTCCGGCCTCTGAAGGTCTCTTCATGTGGGCCGCCGGAATCGTCGCTGTCGTTGGTGCAGCATTGTGGATCGGAGCAAGGTCATGA
- a CDS encoding cytochrome c oxidase subunit II, translating into MNVAQGRILRRAGLAVSLGIAALLLSGCSIDNEVLRFGWPSGITPEATRMRELWTWSVVAALFMGVLVWGLVFWAVIFHRKKKDSPEFPRQTAYNVPLELGYTAVPFVIIAVLFYFTVVVQNHVLERTENPDVVVDVTAFQWNWKFGYRSIEFGDGTAKYNGIDLEAEEAAKAESTTVDAHGEEVPGPIHGNSVQDLSYLHYDKIETVGTSSEIPILVLPTGKRIQFELASSDVIHAFWVPEFLFKRDVMPNPKENHSDNIFQISEIEKEGAFVGRCAEMCGTFHAMMNFEVRAVSPEDFAKYIELRKGDAQGNGGLSTAEALSAIGQSPVATSTTPFNTDREYRQATVATAGN; encoded by the coding sequence GTGAACGTGGCGCAAGGTCGGATCCTTCGGCGAGCTGGGCTGGCAGTATCTTTGGGCATTGCTGCCTTGCTGCTGTCGGGTTGCTCCATCGACAATGAAGTGCTTCGTTTCGGGTGGCCCTCGGGCATCACTCCTGAAGCGACGCGCATGCGAGAACTGTGGACGTGGTCGGTTGTCGCCGCCCTCTTCATGGGTGTGCTGGTGTGGGGACTTGTCTTCTGGGCAGTTATCTTCCACCGTAAGAAGAAGGACTCGCCGGAGTTCCCGCGTCAGACGGCATACAACGTGCCGCTCGAGCTCGGTTACACGGCAGTTCCGTTCGTGATCATCGCGGTTCTGTTCTACTTCACCGTTGTCGTCCAGAACCATGTTCTCGAGCGCACGGAGAACCCCGACGTCGTCGTCGACGTCACCGCATTCCAGTGGAACTGGAAGTTCGGTTACCGCTCCATCGAGTTCGGTGACGGAACCGCCAAGTACAACGGCATCGATCTCGAAGCCGAAGAGGCCGCCAAGGCCGAGAGCACGACGGTCGACGCGCACGGCGAAGAGGTCCCCGGACCGATTCACGGCAACAGCGTCCAGGACCTGAGCTACCTGCACTACGACAAGATCGAGACCGTCGGAACCAGCTCCGAAATCCCGATTCTCGTTCTCCCGACCGGCAAGCGCATCCAGTTCGAACTGGCTTCCTCCGACGTGATTCACGCGTTCTGGGTTCCCGAGTTCCTGTTCAAGCGCGACGTCATGCCGAACCCCAAGGAAAACCACTCCGACAACATCTTCCAGATCAGTGAGATCGAGAAGGAAGGCGCATTTGTCGGGCGCTGTGCAGAAATGTGTGGCACGTTCCACGCGATGATGAACTTCGAGGTTCGTGCGGTTTCGCCCGAGGACTTCGCCAAGTACATCGAACTGCGCAAGGGTGACGCTCAGGGCAACGGCGGTCTGAGCACCGCTGAGGCATTGTCGGCAATCGGTCAGTCGCCGGTGGCTACGTCGACCACGCCGTTCAACACCGACCGCGAGTACCGTCAGGCAACAGTCGCCACCGCAGGCAACTGA
- a CDS encoding Lrp/AsnC family transcriptional regulator produces the protein MINAIVMIHAESARIPETAQAVADIPGVSEVYSCAGDVDLIAVVRVRDHAQIAEVITGRINKVPGVTRTATHIAFQSFSSADVEAGFSLGE, from the coding sequence ATGATCAACGCGATCGTCATGATCCACGCCGAATCGGCCCGGATCCCGGAGACGGCTCAGGCCGTCGCCGACATCCCCGGCGTCAGCGAGGTGTACTCCTGCGCAGGCGACGTCGACCTCATCGCAGTGGTCAGGGTCCGCGACCACGCCCAGATCGCAGAGGTCATCACCGGCCGCATCAACAAGGTTCCCGGAGTGACGCGAACCGCAACCCACATTGCGTTCCAGTCCTTCTCCAGCGCCGACGTCGAGGCTGGGTTCTCGCTCGGCGAGTGA
- a CDS encoding cytochrome c oxidase subunit 4, which translates to MKIEAKLFEILTLFFILVAIIYGVFTALSRTGIEWAGLTAIVLSAGLTLIVGTYFRFVARRLDTRPEDYDDAEISDGSGELGFFSPGSFWPMLLAASAAIAAVSLAYFQPWMIVVGVVLIIATAAGLVFEYHVGPEKH; encoded by the coding sequence ATGAAGATCGAAGCCAAGCTCTTCGAGATCCTGACGCTGTTTTTCATCCTCGTCGCGATCATCTACGGTGTGTTCACTGCTCTGTCCCGTACGGGAATCGAGTGGGCCGGACTCACGGCCATCGTTCTGTCTGCGGGCCTGACCCTCATCGTCGGAACCTACTTCCGTTTCGTCGCCCGTCGTCTGGACACTCGTCCCGAGGACTACGACGACGCTGAAATCTCGGATGGTTCAGGCGAGTTGGGCTTCTTCAGCCCCGGTAGCTTCTGGCCCATGCTGCTGGCTGCTTCTGCTGCCATCGCCGCGGTGTCACTGGCATACTTCCAGCCCTGGATGATCGTGGTTGGAGTTGTCCTCATCATCGCGACCGCAGCCGGTCTCGTGTTCGAGTACCACGTCGGACCTGAGAAGCACTAG
- the trpD gene encoding anthranilate phosphoribosyltransferase, with protein MAGTDATNAVNSDSSGVVRSWPMILGQLTDGRDLSSDDSRWAMGEIMSDNASSAQIAAFGVGLKMKGETPAELQGLADAMLEHAKAVPVDSDVVDIVGTGGDRSNTVNISTMASIVVAASGIRVVKHGNRAASSKSGGADVLEALGVRINLGPEDVARCVDEVGIGFCFAPVFHPALRFAAVPRKEIGIPTAFNVLGPLTNPARPRAGLIGCAFPKLISVVAGVLAQRGNSALVVRGDDGLDELTTSTTSTVYVVADGAVRTVTLDPRDLGIARVPLDELRGGDAEVNAQVARTLLSGQPGPVRDAVLLNAGAAIAAFNGVGDDLEAAIAAGMASAALAIDSGAAAELLRRWASLTTALTEGA; from the coding sequence ATGGCCGGCACCGACGCAACCAACGCTGTGAACTCCGATTCGAGCGGTGTAGTGCGGTCCTGGCCGATGATTCTCGGTCAGCTCACCGATGGGCGCGATCTGTCGAGCGACGATTCCCGTTGGGCGATGGGCGAGATCATGTCCGACAACGCAAGTTCGGCGCAGATAGCCGCATTTGGTGTCGGGTTGAAGATGAAGGGCGAGACACCGGCCGAGTTGCAGGGTCTCGCCGACGCGATGCTCGAACATGCCAAAGCGGTGCCCGTCGATTCCGATGTGGTCGACATCGTCGGAACCGGCGGCGACCGCTCCAACACCGTGAACATCTCGACTATGGCCTCGATCGTGGTGGCCGCCTCCGGAATTCGAGTGGTCAAACACGGCAACCGAGCAGCGTCCTCGAAGAGTGGCGGCGCCGACGTGCTCGAAGCTCTCGGCGTTCGGATCAACCTGGGTCCGGAAGACGTGGCGCGATGTGTCGACGAGGTCGGGATCGGTTTCTGTTTTGCGCCGGTTTTCCACCCGGCACTTCGATTTGCGGCCGTGCCACGCAAGGAAATCGGTATCCCGACGGCCTTCAACGTGCTCGGACCCCTGACGAATCCCGCCCGGCCGCGTGCCGGATTGATCGGTTGCGCTTTCCCGAAGTTGATCTCCGTTGTCGCTGGAGTTCTTGCGCAGCGCGGTAACTCGGCATTGGTGGTTCGCGGCGACGACGGTCTCGACGAACTGACGACGTCCACGACGTCGACGGTGTACGTCGTTGCCGACGGAGCCGTTCGCACCGTCACGTTGGATCCGCGAGACCTCGGCATCGCGCGGGTGCCGTTGGACGAATTGCGAGGCGGCGACGCCGAAGTCAATGCTCAGGTCGCGCGCACGCTCCTGTCCGGTCAGCCCGGCCCGGTCCGGGATGCGGTACTACTCAACGCGGGTGCGGCCATTGCGGCCTTCAACGGCGTCGGTGACGATCTGGAAGCTGCGATTGCCGCTGGCATGGCCTCGGCCGCGCTCGCTATCGACAGCGGCGCGGCCGCGGAACTGTTGCGTAGGTGGGCATCGCTCACCACGGCGCTGACAGAAGGCGCCTGA
- a CDS encoding heme-copper oxidase subunit III: MTSAVGTSGSAITQRVHSLNRPNMVSVGTIVWLSSELMFFAGLFAMYFVARAQAPEGQWPPEPTELNLYLAVPVTLVLIASSFTCQMGVFAAERGDVFGLRRWYTITLAMGAFFVAGQAYEYIHLVDHGTTISSSVYGSVFYMTTGFHGMHVIGGLIAFVFLIARTRVSKFTPAQATAAIVVSYYWHFVDIVWIALFATIYFIR, translated from the coding sequence GTGACGAGCGCAGTAGGGACTTCAGGATCGGCAATCACCCAACGCGTGCACTCGCTGAACCGGCCGAATATGGTCAGCGTTGGCACCATCGTGTGGTTGTCCAGTGAGCTCATGTTTTTCGCAGGGCTCTTCGCCATGTACTTCGTGGCACGGGCGCAGGCACCGGAAGGCCAGTGGCCGCCGGAGCCGACCGAATTGAACCTGTATTTGGCTGTACCGGTGACGTTGGTGCTGATCGCATCGTCGTTCACCTGCCAGATGGGTGTATTCGCGGCCGAGCGTGGCGACGTCTTCGGACTTCGTCGTTGGTACACGATCACCTTGGCTATGGGAGCGTTCTTCGTCGCCGGACAGGCGTACGAGTACATCCACCTCGTCGATCACGGCACCACCATCTCCAGCAGTGTGTACGGCTCGGTGTTCTACATGACCACCGGTTTCCACGGCATGCACGTCATCGGCGGTCTTATCGCCTTCGTTTTCTTGATCGCACGCACCCGAGTCAGCAAGTTCACGCCGGCTCAGGCAACCGCAGCGATCGTCGTTTCGTATTACTGGCACTTCGTTGACATCGTGTGGATCGCGCTGTTCGCAACGATTTATTTCATCCGTTAA
- a CDS encoding DEDD exonuclease domain-containing protein yields the protein MSHADAVTAAVDADPDIGRQLSFDELDTPLSETTFVVVDLETTGGSADTDSITEIGAVKIRGGQVLGEMATLVDPGRSIPPYIVELTGITDAMLINAPRIDRVLPAFLEFAKGSVLVAHNAPFDIGFLKAAASRTARPWPPFQVLCTVKLARRVLTRDEAPSVKLSALAHLFRVSTQPTHRALDDARATVDVLHGLIDRVGNQGVHSYSELIDYLPNISAHQRAKRSFAADLPRRPGVYLFRGPSDEALYIGTAVDLRRRVRGYFTGSETRGRMKEMVALATRVDHVECAHALEAGVRELRLLVAHTPPYNRRSKFPKRGWWIVLTDEAFPRLSVVRTPAPHSIGPFTSRASAQEIAETVCEFSGLRTCTKRIPQGAVHGPACPARELSSCPAAHDDTAERYAVTVAEVREFFSGVHDTPLQRMRERIEQLSATALFENAARLRDRTAAVAVAVRRTQKLAAVAAIDQLVVARPAAEGGWELAVIRAGRLASAGLARAGTHPMPVVDALVASAETALPDNSPLRGAPPEELALVVRWLGSDGVRIVSASSGYTEPAFGAGSWEDWCRLAKAGTESEPAANHRDAWHGRTDTRT from the coding sequence GTGAGTCATGCCGACGCTGTCACCGCCGCCGTTGACGCCGATCCGGATATCGGCCGTCAACTGTCGTTCGACGAGCTGGACACTCCGCTCAGCGAGACGACGTTTGTGGTCGTCGACCTCGAGACCACCGGTGGAAGCGCGGACACCGATTCGATCACCGAAATCGGTGCCGTCAAGATTCGCGGCGGCCAGGTACTCGGCGAGATGGCAACCCTGGTCGATCCCGGGCGGTCGATCCCGCCGTACATCGTCGAACTGACCGGCATCACCGACGCAATGCTGATCAACGCTCCGCGCATCGATCGCGTCCTTCCGGCCTTCCTCGAGTTCGCGAAGGGTTCTGTTCTTGTTGCCCACAACGCTCCCTTCGATATCGGGTTCCTCAAGGCGGCGGCCTCTCGCACAGCCCGGCCGTGGCCGCCGTTCCAAGTCCTCTGCACCGTCAAACTCGCCAGACGTGTCCTGACCCGCGACGAAGCACCCTCCGTGAAGCTCTCGGCGCTCGCGCATCTGTTCCGCGTATCCACCCAGCCCACGCACCGAGCCCTCGACGACGCCAGAGCCACTGTCGACGTGCTCCACGGCTTGATAGATCGAGTCGGCAATCAAGGCGTACACAGTTACAGCGAGCTGATCGACTATCTCCCCAACATCTCGGCTCACCAACGCGCCAAACGCTCCTTCGCCGCAGACCTCCCACGAAGGCCCGGCGTCTACCTCTTTCGTGGCCCGTCCGACGAAGCGCTGTATATAGGGACGGCAGTGGACCTGCGCCGCCGCGTCCGGGGCTATTTCACCGGTTCGGAGACGCGTGGCCGGATGAAGGAGATGGTGGCCTTGGCCACCCGGGTCGACCATGTGGAGTGTGCTCACGCTCTCGAAGCCGGGGTACGGGAACTCCGGCTCCTCGTTGCACACACCCCGCCGTACAACCGACGCTCGAAGTTCCCCAAACGCGGATGGTGGATCGTCCTCACGGACGAGGCCTTTCCCCGACTGTCCGTGGTGCGTACCCCCGCCCCACACTCGATCGGACCGTTCACCTCGCGCGCGAGCGCACAGGAGATAGCCGAGACCGTGTGCGAGTTCAGCGGCCTGCGCACCTGCACCAAGCGAATCCCCCAAGGCGCGGTTCACGGGCCTGCCTGCCCCGCACGCGAACTCAGCTCGTGCCCGGCAGCCCACGATGACACCGCGGAACGATACGCGGTCACAGTCGCCGAAGTTCGAGAGTTCTTCAGCGGCGTCCACGACACACCACTTCAGCGTATGAGGGAACGCATCGAGCAACTCTCTGCCACCGCACTGTTCGAGAACGCGGCCAGACTGCGCGACCGGACGGCCGCAGTTGCCGTAGCAGTCCGACGCACTCAAAAGCTTGCCGCCGTCGCCGCAATCGATCAGTTGGTAGTGGCGCGACCCGCGGCGGAAGGCGGCTGGGAATTGGCCGTCATCCGTGCAGGCAGGCTCGCCTCCGCCGGCCTCGCCCGGGCCGGCACCCATCCCATGCCAGTTGTCGACGCGCTCGTCGCCTCGGCCGAAACCGCACTGCCCGACAACTCACCACTTCGCGGAGCGCCCCCGGAGGAACTAGCGCTGGTGGTGCGCTGGCTCGGATCGGACGGCGTCAGAATCGTCTCCGCCTCGTCCGGCTACACCGAGCCCGCATTCGGCGCGGGGAGTTGGGAGGACTGGTGCCGACTCGCCAAGGCCGGAACCGAATCCGAGCCGGCAGCGAACCATCGTGATGCCTGGCACGGACGCACCGACACAAGGACATAA
- a CDS encoding cytochrome bc complex cytochrome b subunit: protein MDSRYHLAAGMRRQINKVFPTHWSFMLGEIALYSFLILLISGVFLTLFFDPSMAHVTYQGAYQPLRGVTMSRAYETTLNISFEVRGGLFVRQIHHWAALMFAASIIVHLARIFFTGAFRRPREANWVIGCLLLVLAMFEGFFGYTIPDDLLSGTGLRAAFGGITMSIPIVGTWLHWMIFDGDFPGDLIIPRLYVAHVLLFPGIILALIAGHLALVWYQKHTQFPGPGRTEENVVGVRILPVFAMKGGAFFAITFGVLALLGGLFQINPVWNIGPYNPSQVSAGSQPDIYMMWTDGLARLWPAWEIYLFDRYTIPAVFAVALIMGLVFGLLFAYPWIEKRLTGDDAHHNILQRPRDVPVRTAIGAMAIAFYAVLTISCINDIIAYHLHISLNAMTWIGRIGMIVLPPLAYFITYRFCIGLQRSDRAVLEHGIETGIIKRMPNGQYIEIHQPLGPVDDHGHPIPLEYQGAAVPKKMNKLGLAGKPGSGSLTKADPVEESAALEAAQHAGEHEQLQILLDYQNRIHGNGKSDDSTGELH from the coding sequence ATGGACTCGCGCTACCACCTCGCTGCAGGTATGCGCCGTCAGATCAACAAGGTCTTCCCGACCCACTGGTCTTTCATGCTCGGCGAGATCGCGCTGTACAGCTTCCTGATCCTGCTCATCTCGGGTGTGTTCCTGACGCTGTTCTTCGATCCGTCGATGGCACACGTCACCTACCAGGGCGCATACCAGCCGCTCCGTGGTGTGACCATGTCACGCGCGTACGAGACCACCCTGAACATCTCGTTCGAGGTTCGCGGCGGTCTGTTCGTTCGCCAGATTCACCACTGGGCTGCACTGATGTTCGCCGCGTCGATCATCGTGCACCTCGCACGCATCTTCTTCACCGGTGCGTTCCGACGCCCGCGTGAGGCCAACTGGGTCATCGGCTGCTTGCTGCTGGTCCTGGCGATGTTCGAAGGCTTCTTCGGCTACACCATCCCTGACGACCTGCTTTCCGGCACCGGCCTCCGCGCCGCGTTCGGTGGTATCACGATGAGTATCCCGATCGTGGGCACCTGGCTGCACTGGATGATCTTCGACGGCGACTTCCCCGGCGACCTCATCATCCCGCGTCTCTACGTTGCTCACGTGCTGCTCTTCCCCGGCATCATCCTCGCGCTGATCGCCGGCCACCTCGCACTGGTCTGGTACCAGAAGCACACGCAGTTCCCCGGCCCCGGTCGTACCGAAGAGAACGTCGTCGGCGTTCGCATTCTTCCGGTCTTCGCCATGAAGGGTGGCGCATTCTTCGCCATCACGTTCGGCGTGCTTGCACTGCTCGGTGGTCTGTTCCAGATCAACCCGGTGTGGAATATCGGTCCGTACAACCCATCTCAGGTCTCCGCTGGTTCCCAGCCTGACATTTACATGATGTGGACAGACGGACTCGCGCGACTGTGGCCCGCCTGGGAGATCTACCTGTTCGACCGGTACACGATCCCCGCAGTGTTCGCCGTCGCCTTGATCATGGGCCTCGTCTTCGGCCTGCTGTTCGCGTACCCGTGGATCGAGAAGCGTCTCACCGGAGACGACGCTCACCACAACATCCTGCAGCGTCCCCGCGACGTTCCGGTTCGTACCGCAATCGGCGCAATGGCTATCGCGTTCTACGCAGTGCTGACGATCTCCTGCATCAACGACATCATCGCGTACCACTTGCATATCTCGTTGAACGCGATGACGTGGATCGGCCGCATCGGCATGATCGTGCTTCCGCCGCTCGCGTACTTCATTACGTACCGCTTCTGCATCGGTCTGCAGCGCAGTGACCGTGCAGTGCTCGAGCACGGCATCGAAACCGGCATCATCAAGCGGATGCCGAACGGCCAGTACATCGAAATCCACCAGCCGCTCGGACCCGTCGACGATCACGGTCACCCGATCCCCCTCGAGTACCAGGGTGCAGCTGTTCCGAAGAAGATGAACAAGCTCGGCCTCGCCGGCAAGCCCGGCTCGGGCAGCCTCACCAAGGCAGACCCGGTGGAGGAGAGCGCAGCTCTCGAAGCCGCGCAGCATGCCGGTGAGCATGAGCAGCTTCAGATTCTGCTCGACTACCAGAACCGTATTCACGGCAACGGCAAGTCGGACGATTCCACTGGAGAACTCCACTAG
- a CDS encoding antibiotic biosynthesis monooxygenase, translating to MILEHALLQVDPALSEEFETAFATAKTIISAVPGFIRLRLSHCMETPQQYLLLVEWESLEAHTVDFRQSEGYQRWRELLHRFYDPFPTVEHYETVFEEGSWT from the coding sequence ATGATCCTCGAACATGCACTGCTCCAAGTTGATCCGGCTCTCTCCGAAGAATTCGAGACCGCGTTCGCTACAGCAAAAACCATCATCTCTGCGGTGCCTGGCTTCATCCGTCTGCGCCTGTCGCACTGTATGGAGACGCCACAGCAGTACCTACTGCTCGTGGAGTGGGAGAGCCTCGAGGCGCACACGGTGGACTTCCGGCAGTCCGAGGGCTACCAGCGGTGGCGCGAGCTTCTCCATCGCTTCTACGACCCCTTCCCGACCGTCGAGCACTACGAGACGGTGTTCGAGGAAGGGTCCTGGACATGA